The Halomonas sp. 'Soap Lake #6' genomic sequence ATGCCCCTGTCCACCACCTTTGCGAAACGGACGGTGATGTGATGAAAGCCCAGGAAATTCGTGAAAAGTCCGTAGGAGAGCTTCAAGAGCAACTCCTCGAGCTCCTCCGCGAGCAGTTCAACCTGCGCATGCAGAAGGCCACTGGCCAACTGAGCCAGACTCATCTGCTCAAGCAGGTCCGTCGGGATATCGCCCGCGTGAAGACTATGCTCAACGAGAAGGCAGGTGATTGAGATGGCCGAAGAAAAGAAAGCACGTACGCTCACCGGCAAGGTGGTGAGCGACAAGATGGATAAATCCATCGTCGTTATGATCGAGCGCCGTGAGCGTCACCCGATCTACGGAAAATACGTTAAGCGCTCCACCAAGCTGCACGCCCATGATGAGGCGAACCAGGCTAAGGCAGGCGATACGGTTTCCATTCAGGAGTGCCGTCCGCTTTCCAAGAAGAAAGCTTGGACGCTGGTCGAGGTG encodes the following:
- the rpmC gene encoding 50S ribosomal protein L29 gives rise to the protein MKAQEIREKSVGELQEQLLELLREQFNLRMQKATGQLSQTHLLKQVRRDIARVKTMLNEKAGD
- the rpsQ gene encoding 30S ribosomal protein S17 — encoded protein: MAEEKKARTLTGKVVSDKMDKSIVVMIERRERHPIYGKYVKRSTKLHAHDEANQAKAGDTVSIQECRPLSKKKAWTLVEVVEQAKG